Proteins from a single region of Spartobacteria bacterium:
- a CDS encoding DUF87 domain-containing protein codes for MNHNKTIGRVLTIDNFRVYIKIEEELRGAYKSGIDDIYEVARINSYLIIPVGADRVVALITRVTMKEEIDFEKTSTSIKLPASSRYVSATMLGTITKENGNEKFVQGVYNFPTLDNPVWYVTKADLKQIFDDKGASEKIDYRKDYYLPVGQSPAFSGYKVKICPDQFFVKHAAILGNTGSGKSCTLASIIRNIFRFNYNDNKILENAHFVVLDTNGEYKDAFLPQPEASLDEKTQKELQQINAYYYGGDKHVKVPYWFMNWSEFRYLFRPGEGSQSPVLNRAIGLAKNETLISSGEDEFGILELEHLAVLSEIAKAGDWWKAGSLKDSYNSFKGMLPAELQGLSFEKNAPCPIPDTIKKMDGFIESRRIEKSKNQAVVDQNIDLPTWFNYQELCKKFIDAAIAQESTGNNRITELLSTLRLRMNSFLNDKRMAIPLMLKDGNDQNKTILSRFIAFILGDFNRLFKDDENGDFIEEYNRAIDVYDKDRTSQLTIVDVSQLPFEVLETVTALLGRLIIEFVSHFMPENRGKYPIVIVLEEAQNYIAEKSESIAKTVFERIAREGRKYGISLVVCSQRPSELSKTVLSQCNSFVIHRLQNPDDQKYIQGLVSSASADILEQLPIIPQQHAVITGDCVRTPIQVKIDDVNPTPNSHNPAYIGRWLENSPIPYKDTCNKWLGRQTDTADQEVNAATNKEDL; via the coding sequence TTGAATCATAACAAAACAATAGGACGCGTTCTTACAATCGACAACTTTCGCGTATATATCAAAATTGAAGAGGAGTTAAGGGGGGCTTACAAGAGCGGCATAGACGACATCTATGAAGTCGCCCGAATCAATTCCTATCTGATAATTCCGGTTGGTGCAGATAGGGTTGTTGCACTAATCACGCGCGTTACGATGAAGGAAGAAATCGATTTTGAAAAAACATCAACGAGTATAAAACTACCTGCTTCCTCCCGTTATGTTTCTGCTACCATGCTGGGGACTATTACCAAAGAAAACGGGAACGAAAAATTTGTTCAGGGAGTTTACAATTTCCCTACCCTAGACAATCCCGTTTGGTACGTTACCAAAGCGGATTTAAAACAAATATTTGATGATAAGGGTGCTTCTGAGAAGATAGATTATCGGAAGGACTATTATCTTCCCGTTGGTCAGTCCCCTGCTTTTTCAGGCTATAAGGTGAAAATATGTCCTGATCAATTTTTTGTTAAGCACGCGGCAATTCTGGGTAACACTGGATCAGGTAAATCATGTACGCTCGCCTCAATCATTAGAAATATTTTCCGATTCAACTACAACGATAACAAAATATTAGAAAATGCGCACTTCGTCGTTCTCGACACGAACGGTGAGTATAAAGATGCTTTTCTTCCCCAACCTGAAGCTTCATTAGACGAGAAAACTCAAAAAGAACTCCAGCAAATCAATGCCTACTATTATGGAGGTGACAAGCATGTAAAAGTCCCTTACTGGTTTATGAATTGGAGTGAATTTAGATATTTGTTTCGCCCCGGTGAAGGAAGTCAGTCCCCCGTCTTAAACCGAGCAATCGGACTGGCGAAAAATGAAACATTGATCTCTTCGGGTGAGGATGAGTTTGGCATTTTAGAATTAGAACACTTAGCTGTTTTGTCAGAGATTGCGAAAGCAGGTGATTGGTGGAAAGCAGGGAGTCTAAAAGATTCATACAACAGTTTTAAAGGAATGCTCCCCGCTGAACTTCAGGGTTTGTCATTTGAAAAAAATGCTCCTTGTCCAATACCAGATACGATTAAAAAGATGGATGGCTTTATCGAGAGCAGGCGTATTGAAAAAAGTAAAAACCAAGCTGTGGTTGATCAGAATATCGATTTGCCAACATGGTTTAACTATCAAGAGCTTTGTAAAAAATTCATCGACGCTGCTATTGCGCAGGAATCAACCGGAAACAACCGAATAACAGAACTTCTTTCCACTCTGCGCCTTCGCATGAACAGTTTTCTTAATGATAAGCGGATGGCGATCCCCTTAATGCTGAAAGATGGAAATGATCAAAATAAAACGATCTTATCTCGTTTCATTGCATTTATACTGGGCGACTTCAACCGACTATTCAAAGATGATGAGAACGGAGATTTTATCGAAGAGTACAATCGTGCTATCGATGTTTATGATAAGGATAGAACGAGCCAGCTAACCATTGTTGATGTTTCACAACTGCCATTTGAGGTGCTAGAAACGGTGACAGCGCTTTTGGGACGACTAATCATAGAATTTGTGTCTCATTTCATGCCAGAAAATCGAGGGAAATACCCCATTGTCATCGTTTTGGAAGAGGCGCAGAACTATATAGCCGAAAAGTCCGAATCCATCGCAAAGACTGTGTTTGAACGCATTGCGCGTGAAGGCAGAAAATATGGAATATCCTTGGTTGTGTGCAGTCAACGACCATCAGAGTTGTCTAAAACGGTGTTGTCTCAATGCAATTCTTTTGTAATCCATAGACTCCAAAACCCAGATGATCAGAAATATATTCAAGGGCTGGTGTCGAGTGCAAGCGCTGATATTTTAGAACAGTTGCCCATTATTCCGCAACAACATGCAGTTATTACAGGTGATTGTGTGCGAACCCCCATTCAGGTCAAAATTGATGACGTGAATCCAACGCCAAACAGCCATAATCCTGCATATATTGGGCGGTGGCTTGAAAATTCTCCCATTCCTTACAAGGATACTTGTAATAAATGGTTGGGAAGGCAAACTGATACAGCTGACCAAGAAGTCAACGCGGCGACCAATAAGGAAGATTTATGA
- a CDS encoding site-specific DNA-methyltransferase: MNKKQKLELTWIGKDEQAVLEPRILIEDPEKSYGDPHSDNMLIHGDNLLALKALEQKFAGKVKCIYIDPPFNTGEMFDHYDDGIEHSLWLNKMRDRLICISKLLSSDGTLIVHIDDNEQAYLTVLLDEIFGRTNRAYIVTFKQGSATGHKAINPGCVSTTNFLLIYAKDKHLWNPKKIYTARGDRDTRYNQVIVNRDSRFEDWDFMPITEYVSNILGLSLKEGRKKIRNNPQIIDGFVLNNPEQVVRLARPDYNAVSEDARRIIDLSLKMPDKVFLLKRESHSDMFFIRGERILFYKDKLKFIDGQWVAGEPLTTLWDDLLSNNLHKEGGVKFPKGKKPEHLLKRCFELSTDQGDLIMDSFLGSGTTAAVAHKMGRRWIGVELGDHCDSHCVPRLQQVCNGTDQDGISKAVEWKGGGGFKYYDLAPSLLKKDSHDNYVISEEYNADMLAAAMAKQEGFLYQPDREIYWKQGVSSEKDYIFTTTNHVTVAMLDMIAEEMAEDEHLLICCKKFSASCEKRHPNIQVKKIPQVLMGRCEFGEEDYSFNIVNLTDEASAPEFVPEGPKDEKPKKKETPSRKRGNKDPKQMELF; this comes from the coding sequence ATGAACAAAAAACAAAAGTTAGAACTGACATGGATCGGGAAGGATGAACAGGCGGTGCTGGAGCCGCGTATCCTAATTGAAGATCCTGAAAAATCCTATGGTGATCCGCATTCCGACAATATGCTGATTCATGGGGATAACCTGCTTGCTTTGAAAGCTCTTGAGCAGAAATTCGCTGGGAAAGTAAAATGTATCTATATTGATCCGCCCTTTAATACTGGAGAAATGTTTGACCATTATGATGACGGCATTGAACATTCGCTCTGGTTGAATAAAATGCGTGATCGGCTAATATGTATCAGTAAGCTATTATCTTCCGACGGAACTCTCATTGTTCATATTGACGATAATGAGCAGGCATATTTAACAGTTTTATTGGATGAGATATTTGGTAGGACTAACCGTGCTTATATTGTAACTTTTAAGCAAGGCTCAGCAACTGGTCATAAGGCGATTAATCCGGGGTGTGTATCAACGACAAACTTCCTGCTTATTTATGCAAAAGATAAACACCTTTGGAACCCAAAAAAAATCTATACTGCACGTGGAGACCGTGACACTAGATATAATCAAGTTATTGTAAATCGAGACTCCAGATTTGAAGACTGGGACTTCATGCCCATTACCGAATATGTGTCAAATATTTTGGGACTTTCTCTCAAAGAAGGACGAAAGAAAATACGAAATAATCCCCAAATTATTGATGGTTTTGTTCTCAACAATCCAGAACAGGTTGTTCGTCTTGCTCGTCCAGATTATAACGCTGTTAGCGAAGATGCCCGCCGAATAATCGATCTTTCACTAAAGATGCCTGATAAGGTCTTTTTGCTAAAACGTGAATCGCATTCTGACATGTTTTTTATCAGAGGTGAACGAATCTTGTTTTACAAAGATAAGTTGAAGTTTATTGATGGGCAATGGGTGGCTGGCGAACCTCTAACCACATTGTGGGATGACTTACTATCAAACAATCTTCACAAAGAAGGTGGCGTAAAATTTCCCAAAGGGAAAAAACCCGAGCACTTGCTCAAGCGGTGTTTTGAGTTATCAACGGATCAGGGGGATTTGATTATGGATTCATTTCTTGGCTCAGGGACAACAGCTGCAGTTGCACACAAGATGGGACGCAGGTGGATTGGAGTAGAACTGGGTGACCATTGCGATTCACACTGTGTTCCACGTTTGCAGCAAGTATGCAATGGAACGGATCAAGATGGCATTTCTAAAGCGGTAGAATGGAAAGGGGGAGGCGGATTTAAGTATTACGATCTGGCTCCAAGTTTGTTGAAAAAAGACAGCCATGATAATTATGTGATTTCGGAGGAATACAATGCGGATATGCTGGCGGCAGCGATGGCAAAACAGGAAGGATTTCTGTATCAACCGGATCGGGAAATCTATTGGAAACAAGGCGTTTCGTCCGAAAAGGATTATATTTTCACCACAACCAATCATGTGACCGTTGCTATGCTGGATATGATTGCAGAGGAAATGGCGGAGGATGAACATCTGTTGATTTGTTGCAAGAAGTTCAGCGCATCATGTGAAAAGCGTCATCCAAACATTCAGGTTAAAAAGATTCCGCAGGTGCTTATGGGGCGTTGCGAGTTTGGCGAAGAAGACTACAGCTTCAACATCGTAAATTTGACGGATGAAGCGTCGGCTCCAGAGTTTGTTCCAGAGGGTCCCAAAGACGAGAAGCCGAAGAAAAAGGAAACACCATCACGTAAACGTGGTAACAAAGACCCGAAGCAGATGGAATTATTCTGA